The Oleispira antarctica RB-8 genome contains the following window.
TAAACCTACCTTATTAATTCTTACCGCAGGCTTAGCCATAGGTTATTTTGCAATGTCTTTAGTCGATGGGACTTGGCCTTTATGGTTGGCAGTAGTGACGGTGATGGCATGTTCTTTCTTCGTACAGGCTGGTGAGGGTGCGGTTTTTGCCGTAGTACCTTTAATCAAGCGTCGTTTGACGGGTCAGATCGCAGGTATGACAGGTGCCTATGGCAATGTTGGTGCGGTGGTTTATTTAACCGTATTATCGTTTGTTGATTATTCTATGTTCTTCTCTGTGATTGCTGTTACGGCGGTCGTTGGGTTTCTGGTTCTGCTGATGATGGAAGAGCCGGGCGGTCAGATTGCTGAAGTAATGGAAGATGGTTCGGTGCAGATGATTGATGTGAGCTAAGGCAATTGTAAAAATGCTCAAAATTTAAAAGCGCTGGTAGGAAACTATGAGCGCTTTTTTATGCTTGATAATATTCCATTTGAGTTATATTGTGAGGTGGTATTTAAATCTGACATTATCTTTTGAGAGTATGATGAATAATATGATAAAAAAATTACTAATATTAATGACGGTGTTAATTGGCTTCGCAGTGCAGGCTGAGCCAGTGTACTGGATTGACGTTCGTACGGATGCTGAGCACAGTGCGGGGCATTTAGAGGGATCTGTTAACATTCCACATGGTGATGTCGCGAAAGAGATTGCCGCTGTTACAGAAGATAAAAATGCTGAAATTCATTTGTATTGCCGCAGTGGTGGTAGAGCGGGCAAGGCGTTGCGAACTTTAGAAAATCTAGGCTATACGAATGTCGTTAATGAGGGCGGCTATAGTAAACTTCTGGAAGAATCGAAAAAGAAAGAGTAAGAAGGCGACAATCCTCAGAAATTGATATTTCAACGTCTGAGGATTGTTCACGTTACATGATGTTTTGAGCGTTAATTTACGTCAGGTTTTACACCATCAAGAGGCTTAATTACCAGGACATCGCACGATACACGATCGACAATTCTTTCTGCCGTATTTCCTAGTAAAACTCCCGACCATCCTTCTCTTGCAACACTGCCTATTACCACAAGATCGGCTTCAATCTCTTTCGCCATTACTTCAACAACGTCATCTGGGTCGCCTTCGGTAATGTGGATGTGATCATCGTTGATATTGTACTTTTTAGCATAATACTCACATTCAGTTTTATGCTGTTCAGTTATGTATTTCTGAATGTCATCGGGCGCTGTCACTTCAGGCACCATGGCAAAAGCCAGAGCAACCATCGGGTAGGAATTAACTAGATGCAGGTCTGTCTTAAAATGGTCGGCTAGGTGCTCTGCAAAATCGAGAATGTTTTCATTAATCAATTTATGGCTTTCGTCGTGTGACGTTGCATCAATCGACGCTAAAATTCGATTATTCGCCCAAGGTTTGGAGGACTTAACCAATAATACGGGTGCTTGGCAGTGACGTAATAAGTTCCAGTCGCTGTGAGTGAAAATACGGTCGACAATGCTGTGTGGCTTAGTGCCTTTAATAACAAGGTCAAAATCTGACGTATTCATTGAGGCCATTACGGCATTGTGTAGGTTCTTTTGCCAATGAACTTCGGTGGATATTTCAATGCCTTGCTTTTCGGCTTCATCAACAAAGGTATCAAGCCACAGCTGACGATTGTTTATAAGGGCGTTTTTGATTTTGTTTTTTGTTTCGAGTTCAAGAGAAGAGCTTTCTTCACAGTAGGCTTCGTAGCAGCTGCCTAGAATCGTAATATCGGCTTTAACTGAGCTGGCGAGTGCTAGGGCACGATCAAAAGCGGGCTGCTCTGGGTGATCGCTATCTAAAACGACAAGAATATGATTAATATCTAGCATGGTTAGCTCCTTTAAATGCTTGTTTTATATCAATGTAATACATAACTCTAATGTATTACAGGTGATTGACAAATCGTTGTTCTAAATCAATAGTTTAAGCCTTTATTAGGGCGATAAAAGCTTTTGCGGC
Protein-coding sequences here:
- a CDS encoding Rhodanese-like protein /thiosulfate sulfurtransferase putative translates to MNNMIKKLLILMTVLIGFAVQAEPVYWIDVRTDAEHSAGHLEGSVNIPHGDVAKEIAAVTEDKNAEIHLYCRSGGRAGKALRTLENLGYTNVVNEGGYSKLLEESKKKE
- the uspA gene encoding UspA domain protein — protein: MLDINHILVVLDSDHPEQPAFDRALALASSVKADITILGSCYEAYCEESSSLELETKNKIKNALINNRQLWLDTFVDEAEKQGIEISTEVHWQKNLHNAVMASMNTSDFDLVIKGTKPHSIVDRIFTHSDWNLLRHCQAPVLLVKSSKPWANNRILASIDATSHDESHKLINENILDFAEHLADHFKTDLHLVNSYPMVALAFAMVPEVTAPDDIQKYITEQHKTECEYYAKKYNINDDHIHITEGDPDDVVEVMAKEIEADLVVIGSVAREGWSGVLLGNTAERIVDRVSCDVLVIKPLDGVKPDVN